One genomic region from Nymphaea colorata isolate Beijing-Zhang1983 chromosome 12, ASM883128v2, whole genome shotgun sequence encodes:
- the LOC116265705 gene encoding putative F-box protein PP2-B12, which produces MASNPPRSSASIVDLPENCVSHVLSLMAPREVCRSSAVSMSFQSAANSDYVWEKVLPPDLPELLSRAVSPVCFSSKKELFFRLCSSPIIIDSGKRSFWLDKSSGKKCFMLSARELSIVWGDDNRYWKWVTLPDSRFSEVVELLNVCWLEVRGSIKASELSPHTQYAAYFILKHTDHSYGFHSHQAEFAVSVSDGSRSSKRKAFIHSDKHGPITARFSACGRRFGSAISFRPRGHLMTVRPAELLQSELHPRAGGNGEWMEIEIGEFYVGGDEDGAKVEFSMMEVNGGHWKSGLVLEGIEIRPKTKPAN; this is translated from the exons ATGGCGAGCAACCCACCTCGTTCGTCGGCGTCGATCGTCGACTTGCCGGAGAACTGCGTCTCCCACGTCCTCTCCCTGATGGCGCCGAGGGAGGTCTGCCGATCGTCCGCCGTCTCGATGAGCTTTCAGTCAGCGGCCAACTCCGACTACGTCTGGGAGAAGGTGCTCCCGCCCGATCTCCCGGAGTTGCTCTCCCGTGCCGTTTCGCCGGTCTGCTTTTCCTCGAAGAAGGAGCTCTTCTTCCGCCTCTGCTCTTCGCCTATCATCATCGACTCCGGCAAACGG AGTTTCTGGCTAGACAAATCAAGCGGGAAGAAATGCTTCATGCTATCGGCGAGGGAGTTGTCCATCGTTTGGGGCGATGACAATCGATACTGGAAGTGGGTAACTCTGCCTGACTCAAG GTTCTCAGAAGTGGTTGAGCTCCTGAATGTCTGCTGGCTGGAGGTCCGTGGATCTATCAAAGCCTCTGAACTCTCCCCACACACCCAATATGCAGCGTACTTTATCTTAAAACACACGGACCATTCTTACGGTTTCCACTCTCATCAAGCCGAGTTCGCTGTCAGCGTAAGCGACGGAAGTCGCTCCTCCAAACGCAAGGCCTTCATACATTCCGACAAGCACGGGCCGATTACAGCGCGTTTCTCTGCTTGCGGCCGCAGGTTTGGAAGCGCAATCAGCTTCAGGCCTCGCGGGCACCTGATGACTGTGCGGCCGGCGGAGCTCCTTCAGAGCGAACTGCACCCGAGGGCGGGCGGAAATGGTGAATGGATGGAGATCGAGATTGGGGAGTTTTATGTCGGTGGAGACGAGGATGGTGCGAAGGTGGAGTTCAGTATGATGGAGGTGAATGGCGGCCACTGGAAAAGTGGGCTGGTGCTTGAAGGGATTGAGATAAGGCCCAAAACCAAGCCTGCCAATTAA
- the LOC116265273 gene encoding F-box protein At2g02240-like, with amino-acid sequence MVGDMLLPLTTISDLPESCISHILSLTTPREVCRLSAVSSSFRSAADSDYVWKRMLPPDLPALLSRAVSPITFFSKKDLFFCLWTGLKEQPPPPPSDLRPREEGRDDGWMEVETGEFYVNGSGDGGKVEFRLMEVKHGHLKRGLVLEGIEIDPKPNLLADHGQCTSTDQRVVAFRKQTPVLGEKSVRQNGDDKAESMASSIQFPPTSISDLPESCISHILSLTTPRDVCRSSATNSSFRLAANSDYVWERMLPPDLPALLSRAVSPVSFSSKKELFFLLCSSPLIIDSGKSSFSVDRASGKKCFMISAKELSIMLSEDESCWRWISLPNSRFSQVADLLSVWWLEIRAAIKATELSPHTWYAAYFILKHKEYSSGFNLYPVELAVSKGDGTYVSKREAFIHPDKRRKNTPQPSYAHTPPPYGHIYGWLPDWPRGRRHLMTSSEQPPPSNLRPREGGDDGWMEVEIGEFYTNGGEDGGGEVEFSLLEVNGVVKKGLVLDGIEIRPKTEPPS; translated from the exons ATGGTGGGAGACATGCTTCTTCCGCTGACGACAATTTCTGACCTACCCGAAAGTTGTATTTCGCATATCCTTTCCCTCACGACGCCGAGGGAAGTTTGTCGGTTGTCGGCCGTCTCCTCCAGCTTTCGATCGGCTGCTGACTCTGACTACGTCTGGAAGAGGATGCTCCCGCCCGATTTGCCGGCATTGCTTTCTCGAGCCGTCTCACCGATCACCTTCTTTTCGAAGAAGGATCTCTTCTTCTGCCTTTG GACTGGGTTGAAGGAACAACCGCCACCGCCACCAAGCGACTTGCGCCCTAGAGAAGAAGGTCGTGATGATGGATGGATGGAGGTTGAGACTGGGGAATTCTACGTGAACGGAAGTGGGGATGGTGGGAAGGTGGAGTTCAGATTGATGGAGGTGAAACATGGGCATCTGAAGAGGGGGCTGGTGCTTGAAGGGATTGAGATAGACCCAAAACCAAACCTCCTCGCTGACCATGGCCAATGCACGTCCACGG ATCAAAGGGTCGTGGCCTTCCGGAAGCAAACCCCAGTACTTGGTGAAAAATCAGTCCGACAGAACGGAGACGATAAAGCAGAAAGTATGGCAAGCAGCATCCAATTTCCACCAACATCAATTTCCGACTTACCGGAAAGCTGTATTTCCCACATTCTTTCCCTCACGACGCCGAGGGATGTCTGCCGGTCGTCGGCCACCAACTCCAGCTTTCGATTGGCTGCTAACTCCGACTATGTCTGGGAGAGGATGCTCCCGCCTGATCTGCCGGCACTACTTTCTCGAGCCGTCTCTCCAGTCAGCTTCTCCTCCAAAAAGGagctcttcttccttctttgctCTTCCCCCCTAATCATCGACTCTGGCAAAAGT AGTTTCTCGGTCGATAGAGCCAGTGGAAAGAAATGCTTCATGATATCGGCAAAGGAGTTGTCAATCATGTTGAGCGAGGACGAAAGCTGTTGGAGGTGGATCTCCCTACCCAATTCAAG GTTTTCCCAAGTTGCTGACCTCTTATCTGTCTGGTGGCTGGAGATCCGGGCTGCGATCAAGGCCACTGAGCTTTCTCCACATACATGGTATGCAGCATACTTCATCCTCAAACACAAAGAATATTCTTCTGGATTCAATCTATATCCGGTAGAGCTTGCTGTCAGCAAGGGTGATGGCACTTACGTCTCCAAACGCGAGGCCTTCATACATCCAGACAAACGCCGCAAGAACACGCCACAACCTTCTTACGCCCACACACCACCTCCATATGGCCACATATACGGATGGCTGCCGGATTGGCCTCGAGGCCGCAGGCACCTGATGACGTCGTCCGAACAGCCACCACCAAGCAACCTGCGCCCAAGAGAAGGCGGTGATGATGGATGGATGGAGGTTGAGATCGGGGAGTTTTACACAAACGGAGGTGAAGATGGTGGTGGAGAGGTAGAGTTCAGCTTGTTGGAGGTGAATGGTGTTGTGAAGAAGGGGCTGGTGCTTGACGGGATCGAGATAAGACCCAAAACCGAACCTCCTAGCTGA
- the LOC116265704 gene encoding guanine nucleotide-binding protein-like NSN1 isoform X1, with translation MVKKSKKSKSKRVSLKKKYKIIKKVKEHHRKKAKEAKKLGFKRKKVEKDPGIPNDWPFKEQELRALEARRARALEELEQKKALRKERAQKRKLGLLEGDEQNDIASDKQSKPVNDGIGMSKIHDNSERAFYKELVKVIEVSDVILEVLDARDPLGTRCIEMEKMVQKYGPEKHLVLLLNKIDLVPREAAEKWLKYLREELPAVAFKCNTQEQRSNLGWKSASKAARSSNLLQTSDCLGAETLIKLLKNYSRSHELKKSITVGVVGLPNVGKSSLINSLKRSHVVNVGATPGLTRTMQEVQLDKNVKLLDCPGVVMLKPGENGVSIALRNCKRIEKLDDPISPVREILKLCPAEKLMAVYKLPRFSSVDEFLQKVASLRGKLKKGGVLDMEAAAKIVLRDWNEGKIPYYTFPPVRNQGEKLESAIVSELGKEFNVDEIYGEESSFIGSLVSVADASHVEVPPSSPVNLDEQMLESEDDEESDEAMEDTRIAEAADSAAGETTRSNSGQNDKLYSAEGILDPRKTKAEKKRRKKAEKSVPMDGDYDFMVDYKIGKPARFDALSEQDGADGADGADEDQAGNQVPMSGVEVDA, from the exons ATGGTGAAGAAAAGCAAGA AGAGCAAGAGCAAAAGAGTTTCCCTGAAAAAGAAGTACAAAATCATAAAGAAGGTTAAGGAGCATCACCGGAAGAAGGCAAAAGAAGCTAAAAAACTCGGGTTCAAGCGTAAGAAGGTTGAGAAAGACCCAGGGATTCCCAATGATTGGCCTTTCAAGGAGCAAGAGCTCCGGGCACTTGAAGCTCGGCGTGCCCGTGCCCTTGAGGAGTTGGAGCAGAAGAAAGCCCTCAGGAAAGAAAGG GCTCAAAAGAGAAAGCTGGGTTTGCTAGAGGGTGATGAGCAAAACGATATAGCATCTGATAAACAGAGCAAACCAGTGAATGATGGCATTGGGATGAGCAAGATCCATG atAACTCAGAGAGGGCTTTCTATAAGGAGCTAGTAAAGGTCATTGAGGTTTCAGATGTCATTCTAGAGGTCCTTGATGCTCGTGACCCTCTTGGGACACGATGTATtgagatggagaaaatggtgcAGAAGTATGGTCCTGAGAAAcatcttgttttgcttcttaaTAAGATCG ATCTTGTTCCTCGAGAAGCTGCAGAGAAATGGCTCAAGTATTTACGTGAAGAATTGCCTGCTGTTGCATTCAAATGCAATACACAAGAACAACGGTCTAATTTAGGATGGAAGTCTGCATCAAAAGCAGCAAGGTCCAGCAACTTACTGCAGACTAGTGACTGCCTGGGAGCTGAGACTCTTATAAAGTTGCTCAAGAACTACTCTAGAAGCCATGAG CTAAAAAAGTCCATCACTGTTGGTGTTGTTGGGCTTCCAAATGTTGGAAAGAGTAGTTTAATAAATAGCTTGAAGAGATCGCATGTTGTTAACGTTGGTGCAACTCCTGGATTGACAAGGACAATGCAAGAAGTTCAGTTAGACAAGAATGTGAAGTTGTTGGACTGCCCTGGAGTTGTAATGCTTAAGCCTGGTGAGAATGGTGTATCTATCGCTCTTCGCAAttgtaaaagaattgaaaagtTAGACGACCCAATTTCTCCAG TTAGGGAGATTCTGAAGCTTTGTCCTGCTGAAAAGTTAATGGCAGTATATAAACTGCCAAGGTTTAGCTCAGTGGACGAATTCTTGCAGAAAGTTGCTTCTCTTCgtggaaaattgaaaaagggTGGTGTTCTGGACATGGAAGCTGCTGCTAAGATAGTTCTTCGTGATTGGAATGAAG GTAAAATTCCATATTACACATTCCCTCCTGTCCGAAATCAAGGTGAGAAACTGGAGTCTGCCATAGTTTCTGAACTTGGGAAAGAGTTTAATGTTGATGAAATCTATGGAGAGGAATCATCTTTTATTGGAAGCCTAGTATCTGTTGCTGATGCTTCTCACGTGGAAGTCCCTCCCAGCTCTCCCGTGAATCTAGATGAGCAGATGTTGGAG TCTGAGGATGACGAAGAATCAGATGAGGCCATGGAAGACACGAGGATCGCCGAAGCTGCAGATTCAGCCGCTGGAGAGACGACGCGTAGCAACAGTGGGCAGAATGATAAACTTTATTCCGCGGAGGGCATACTAGATCCCCGGAAAACAaaagcagagaagaagagaaggaagaaagctGAGAAATCGGTTCCTATGGATGGCGATTATGATTTTATGGTTGATTACAAAATTGGGAAACCTGCCCGGTTTGATGCTTTGTCTGAGCAGGATGGTGCTGATGGTGCTGATGGTGCTGATGAAGACCAAGCTGGGAATCAGGTGCCAATGTCAGGCGTCGAAGTGGACGCCTGA
- the LOC116265704 gene encoding guanine nucleotide-binding protein-like NSN1 isoform X2 has translation MVKKSKKSKSKRVSLKKKYKIIKKVKEHHRKKAKEAKKLGFKRKKVEKDPGIPNDWPFKEQELRALEARRARALEELEQKKALRKERAQKRKLGLLEGDEQNDIASDKQSKPVNDGIGMSKIHERAFYKELVKVIEVSDVILEVLDARDPLGTRCIEMEKMVQKYGPEKHLVLLLNKIDLVPREAAEKWLKYLREELPAVAFKCNTQEQRSNLGWKSASKAARSSNLLQTSDCLGAETLIKLLKNYSRSHELKKSITVGVVGLPNVGKSSLINSLKRSHVVNVGATPGLTRTMQEVQLDKNVKLLDCPGVVMLKPGENGVSIALRNCKRIEKLDDPISPVREILKLCPAEKLMAVYKLPRFSSVDEFLQKVASLRGKLKKGGVLDMEAAAKIVLRDWNEGKIPYYTFPPVRNQGEKLESAIVSELGKEFNVDEIYGEESSFIGSLVSVADASHVEVPPSSPVNLDEQMLESEDDEESDEAMEDTRIAEAADSAAGETTRSNSGQNDKLYSAEGILDPRKTKAEKKRRKKAEKSVPMDGDYDFMVDYKIGKPARFDALSEQDGADGADGADEDQAGNQVPMSGVEVDA, from the exons ATGGTGAAGAAAAGCAAGA AGAGCAAGAGCAAAAGAGTTTCCCTGAAAAAGAAGTACAAAATCATAAAGAAGGTTAAGGAGCATCACCGGAAGAAGGCAAAAGAAGCTAAAAAACTCGGGTTCAAGCGTAAGAAGGTTGAGAAAGACCCAGGGATTCCCAATGATTGGCCTTTCAAGGAGCAAGAGCTCCGGGCACTTGAAGCTCGGCGTGCCCGTGCCCTTGAGGAGTTGGAGCAGAAGAAAGCCCTCAGGAAAGAAAGG GCTCAAAAGAGAAAGCTGGGTTTGCTAGAGGGTGATGAGCAAAACGATATAGCATCTGATAAACAGAGCAAACCAGTGAATGATGGCATTGGGATGAGCAAGATCCATG AGAGGGCTTTCTATAAGGAGCTAGTAAAGGTCATTGAGGTTTCAGATGTCATTCTAGAGGTCCTTGATGCTCGTGACCCTCTTGGGACACGATGTATtgagatggagaaaatggtgcAGAAGTATGGTCCTGAGAAAcatcttgttttgcttcttaaTAAGATCG ATCTTGTTCCTCGAGAAGCTGCAGAGAAATGGCTCAAGTATTTACGTGAAGAATTGCCTGCTGTTGCATTCAAATGCAATACACAAGAACAACGGTCTAATTTAGGATGGAAGTCTGCATCAAAAGCAGCAAGGTCCAGCAACTTACTGCAGACTAGTGACTGCCTGGGAGCTGAGACTCTTATAAAGTTGCTCAAGAACTACTCTAGAAGCCATGAG CTAAAAAAGTCCATCACTGTTGGTGTTGTTGGGCTTCCAAATGTTGGAAAGAGTAGTTTAATAAATAGCTTGAAGAGATCGCATGTTGTTAACGTTGGTGCAACTCCTGGATTGACAAGGACAATGCAAGAAGTTCAGTTAGACAAGAATGTGAAGTTGTTGGACTGCCCTGGAGTTGTAATGCTTAAGCCTGGTGAGAATGGTGTATCTATCGCTCTTCGCAAttgtaaaagaattgaaaagtTAGACGACCCAATTTCTCCAG TTAGGGAGATTCTGAAGCTTTGTCCTGCTGAAAAGTTAATGGCAGTATATAAACTGCCAAGGTTTAGCTCAGTGGACGAATTCTTGCAGAAAGTTGCTTCTCTTCgtggaaaattgaaaaagggTGGTGTTCTGGACATGGAAGCTGCTGCTAAGATAGTTCTTCGTGATTGGAATGAAG GTAAAATTCCATATTACACATTCCCTCCTGTCCGAAATCAAGGTGAGAAACTGGAGTCTGCCATAGTTTCTGAACTTGGGAAAGAGTTTAATGTTGATGAAATCTATGGAGAGGAATCATCTTTTATTGGAAGCCTAGTATCTGTTGCTGATGCTTCTCACGTGGAAGTCCCTCCCAGCTCTCCCGTGAATCTAGATGAGCAGATGTTGGAG TCTGAGGATGACGAAGAATCAGATGAGGCCATGGAAGACACGAGGATCGCCGAAGCTGCAGATTCAGCCGCTGGAGAGACGACGCGTAGCAACAGTGGGCAGAATGATAAACTTTATTCCGCGGAGGGCATACTAGATCCCCGGAAAACAaaagcagagaagaagagaaggaagaaagctGAGAAATCGGTTCCTATGGATGGCGATTATGATTTTATGGTTGATTACAAAATTGGGAAACCTGCCCGGTTTGATGCTTTGTCTGAGCAGGATGGTGCTGATGGTGCTGATGGTGCTGATGAAGACCAAGCTGGGAATCAGGTGCCAATGTCAGGCGTCGAAGTGGACGCCTGA